A single genomic interval of Demequina sp. NBRC 110054 harbors:
- the nuoE gene encoding NADH-quinone oxidoreductase subunit NuoE, whose product MTYDESTLEKLTADAAEVRGRYPVERSALLPLLHLVQSVDGYVSPDGIQFCADQLGLTAAEVSAVATFYTQYKRRPNGEYQVGVCTNTLCAVMGGDEIWKRVSERCGVGHDETTEDGKISLERLECNAACDFAPVVMVNWEFFDNMTPETALQLVDDILDGKAVKPSRGPDEVPTFKEVSRVLAGFEDGRADQGVGAGEPTLAGLETAKEQGWTFEGGAK is encoded by the coding sequence ATGACCTACGACGAGTCCACGCTCGAGAAGCTCACGGCCGACGCGGCCGAGGTGCGCGGCCGGTACCCGGTCGAGCGCTCGGCGCTGCTGCCGCTGCTGCACCTGGTCCAGTCCGTCGACGGCTACGTGTCGCCCGACGGCATCCAGTTCTGTGCCGACCAGCTCGGCCTGACCGCGGCCGAGGTGAGCGCCGTCGCGACGTTCTACACCCAGTACAAGCGCCGTCCCAACGGCGAGTACCAGGTGGGCGTGTGCACCAACACGCTGTGCGCGGTGATGGGCGGCGACGAGATCTGGAAGCGCGTGTCCGAGCGCTGCGGCGTCGGCCACGACGAGACCACCGAGGACGGCAAGATCTCGCTCGAGCGCCTCGAGTGCAACGCGGCCTGCGACTTCGCCCCCGTGGTGATGGTCAACTGGGAGTTCTTCGACAACATGACGCCCGAGACGGCGCTCCAGCTCGTCGACGACATCCTCGACGGCAAGGCGGTCAAGCCCAGCCGCGGCCCGGACGAGGTGCCGACGTTCAAGGAGGTCTCGCGCGTGCTCGCGGGCTTCGAGGACGGTCGCGCCGACCAGGGAGTCGGCGCCGGCGAGCCCACGCTCGCGGGCCTTGAGACCGCCAAGGAGCAGGGCTGGACCTTCGAGGGAGGTGCGAAGTGA
- the nuoF gene encoding NADH-quinone oxidoreductase subunit NuoF: MTELAPVLSANWDQEQSWKRDTYVKGGGYSALKKALGLEKTDLVQMVKDSGLRGRGGAGFPTGMKWGFLPPDDGKPRYLVVNADESEPGTCKDIPLMMANPHVLVEGVAITSYAIGCNHAFIYLRGEVVHVYRRLLQAVREAYEAGDLGKNIHGSGFDLDVTVHAGAGAYICGEETALLDSLEGRRGQPRLKPPFPAVAGLYARPTVVNNVESVASVPAIVNNGVEWFTSMGTERSKGHGLFSLSGHVKRPGQYEAPLGITLRELLEMAGGMRDGHELKFWTPGGSSTPIFTEEQLDTPLDYESVGAAGSMLGTRALQIFDETTCVVRAVTRWTEFYKHESCGKCTPCREGTFWLTQILKRLEAGKGTEADIQQLLDTCDSIAGRSFCALGDGATSSIISSVKKFREEYERHVTEGKCPFDHAASALFEYSTEEAHA, translated from the coding sequence GTGACCGAGCTCGCCCCCGTCCTGAGCGCGAACTGGGACCAGGAGCAGTCCTGGAAGCGCGACACCTACGTCAAGGGTGGCGGCTACTCCGCCCTCAAGAAGGCCCTGGGCCTCGAGAAGACCGACCTCGTGCAGATGGTCAAGGACTCGGGCCTCCGCGGACGCGGCGGCGCGGGCTTCCCGACCGGCATGAAGTGGGGCTTCCTGCCCCCGGACGACGGCAAGCCGCGCTACCTCGTGGTCAACGCCGACGAGTCCGAGCCGGGCACCTGCAAGGACATCCCGCTCATGATGGCCAACCCGCACGTGCTGGTCGAGGGTGTCGCGATCACGTCCTACGCGATCGGCTGCAACCACGCCTTCATCTACCTGCGCGGCGAGGTCGTCCACGTCTACCGCCGCCTGCTGCAGGCCGTGCGCGAGGCGTACGAGGCCGGCGACCTGGGCAAGAACATCCACGGCTCGGGCTTCGACCTCGACGTCACCGTCCACGCGGGCGCCGGCGCCTACATCTGCGGCGAGGAGACCGCGCTGCTCGACTCGCTCGAGGGTCGCCGCGGCCAGCCCCGCCTCAAGCCCCCGTTCCCGGCCGTCGCGGGCCTCTACGCGCGCCCGACCGTCGTCAACAACGTCGAGTCCGTCGCCTCGGTCCCCGCGATCGTGAACAACGGCGTCGAGTGGTTCACCTCGATGGGCACCGAGCGCTCGAAGGGCCACGGCCTGTTCTCGCTGTCGGGCCACGTCAAGCGCCCCGGCCAGTACGAGGCGCCCCTCGGCATTACGCTGCGCGAGCTGCTCGAGATGGCAGGCGGCATGCGCGACGGCCACGAGCTGAAGTTCTGGACCCCCGGCGGCTCGTCGACCCCGATCTTCACCGAGGAGCAGCTCGACACCCCGCTCGACTACGAGTCCGTGGGCGCTGCCGGGTCGATGCTCGGCACGCGTGCGCTGCAGATCTTCGACGAGACCACGTGCGTGGTCCGCGCCGTCACGCGCTGGACCGAGTTCTACAAGCACGAGTCCTGCGGCAAGTGCACGCCCTGCCGCGAGGGCACGTTCTGGCTCACGCAGATCCTCAAGCGCCTCGAGGCCGGCAAGGGCACCGAGGCCGACATCCAGCAGCTGCTCGACACGTGCGACTCGATCGCCGGCCGCTCGTTCTGCGCGCTCGGCGACGGCGCGACGTCGTCCATCATCAGCTCCGTCAAGAAGTTCCGCGAGGAGTACGAGCGGCACGTGACCGAGGGGAAGTGCCCCTTCGACCACGCCGCATCGGCCCTGTTCGAGTACTCCACCGAGGAGGCGCACGCATGA
- a CDS encoding NADH-quinone oxidoreductase subunit D, which produces MTHEQTMPQATGPDFHDPDAPEFTAYGGDWSEIADEAARLGQQRVVINMGPQHPSTHGVLRVMLEIEGETVTEARAGIGYLHTGIEKNMEFRTWTQGVTFATRMDYVASMFNEAVFCLGTEKLLGITDDVPEKANVLRVLMMELTRIGSHLVAIGTGGNEMGATTVMTTAFIGREDTFRVIEMLTGLRTNNAYIRPGGVAQDTPEGFTQYVRDMIPLVKQRLDELADIQLKNPIFIGRLKDVAVLDLAPAMSLGVTGPMLRSTGVPYDVRKSDPYCGYEDYDFQVPTSTDRDAYSRVILRLEECYESLKIVEQCAARLEELEGAPVMVADKKIAWPAQLSLGSDGQGNSPEHIKHIMGDSMEALIHHFKLVTEGFKVPAGQAYAAVENPKGLLGCHVVSDGGTKPWRAHFRDPGFNNLQALSILTQGGQVADVVVAIATIDMVLGGVDR; this is translated from the coding sequence ATGACCCACGAGCAGACCATGCCGCAGGCGACCGGACCCGACTTCCACGACCCGGACGCCCCCGAGTTCACCGCGTACGGCGGCGACTGGAGCGAGATCGCCGACGAGGCCGCCCGCCTCGGCCAGCAGCGCGTCGTCATCAACATGGGCCCCCAGCACCCGTCCACGCACGGCGTGCTGCGCGTGATGCTCGAGATCGAGGGCGAGACCGTCACCGAGGCCCGCGCGGGCATCGGCTACCTCCACACCGGCATCGAGAAGAACATGGAGTTCCGGACGTGGACGCAGGGCGTCACGTTCGCGACCCGCATGGACTACGTCGCCTCGATGTTCAACGAGGCCGTGTTCTGCCTCGGCACCGAGAAGCTGCTCGGCATCACCGACGACGTGCCCGAGAAGGCCAACGTCCTGCGGGTGCTCATGATGGAGCTCACCCGCATCGGCTCGCACCTGGTCGCGATCGGCACCGGCGGCAACGAGATGGGCGCCACGACCGTCATGACGACGGCGTTCATCGGTCGCGAGGACACGTTCCGCGTCATCGAGATGCTGACCGGCCTGCGCACGAACAACGCGTACATCCGTCCCGGCGGGGTCGCTCAGGACACCCCCGAGGGCTTCACGCAGTACGTGCGGGACATGATCCCGCTCGTCAAGCAGCGCCTCGACGAGCTCGCGGACATCCAGCTGAAGAACCCGATCTTCATCGGGCGCCTCAAGGACGTGGCCGTCCTCGACCTCGCGCCCGCGATGTCGCTCGGCGTCACCGGCCCGATGCTGCGCTCGACCGGCGTGCCCTACGACGTCCGCAAGTCGGACCCGTACTGCGGGTACGAGGACTACGACTTCCAGGTGCCGACCTCGACCGACCGTGACGCCTACTCGCGCGTGATCCTCCGCCTCGAGGAGTGCTACGAGTCGCTCAAGATCGTCGAGCAGTGCGCCGCGCGTCTCGAGGAGCTCGAGGGTGCGCCCGTCATGGTCGCCGACAAGAAGATCGCGTGGCCGGCCCAGCTGTCCCTCGGCTCCGACGGCCAGGGCAACTCGCCCGAGCACATCAAGCACATCATGGGCGACTCGATGGAGGCGCTCATCCACCACTTCAAGCTGGTGACCGAGGGCTTCAAGGTCCCCGCGGGCCAGGCCTACGCCGCGGTCGAGAACCCCAAGGGGCTGCTCGGCTGCCACGTCGTCTCCGACGGCGGCACGAAGCCGTGGCGCGCGCACTTCCGCGACCCCGGCTTCAACAACCTGCAGGCGCTCTCGATCCTCACGCAAGGCGGCCAGGTCGCCGACGTCGTGGTCGCGATCGCCACGATCGACATGGTCCTGGGAGGCGTCGACCGATGA